Below is a window of Leishmania braziliensis MHOM/BR/75/M2904 complete genome, chromosome 16 DNA.
CGGTGCCATTGCTCCTTCCCATCTTCCAGGCACCGGACNNNNNNNNNNNNNNNNNNNNNNNNNNNNNNNNNNNNNNNNNNNNNNNNNNNNNNNNNNNNNNNNNNNNNNNNNNNNNNNNNNNNNNNNNNNNNNNNNNNNTGGCTTGCCAGACGAACTTGTGCTGGTGCGTACCGAAAGTGTGCGCGGGTGTACGTGGATGGGTGTGTCTTGGCAggcagtggagagagaagggtggtCCCAGACTCAGGGGTGCAAGACGACgaacacgcgcacaagcCAGAGGAGCGCTCAGTGATGAGAAATGATGTccgtgtggtggtggcgaagaccgagaagaagaaaagagagtaCATGCCGAAGAGGGAACCCtcaaaaggggagggaaaacaTGTCACGAGCAAAAATCGAAAACCGGTGGGGGTGACAGCAGCCGTGCCGCTCTCGCATCCTTCGTTGcgtcctcccctctcttcgaCCCCTTCCGTTGTCTGTCACAGTCCCCtgaaggtgtgtgtggaggggtgcgcgtgcgtgtgcgtgatgAACTCCCCGTGTCAGACCCCCGTTCTtgtccaaaaaaaaaagagagacgatcAGGAGAgtcacacacaacacaccgGCGCCGGCTCCGTAGAGGAATCCAACACAAACAAGGGACGAAGGGAAAAAGGCAAGTAGGGTGCGATACCCACTGAACGAGCGTACTTGGTGATGGAAGTGGGCGGTGAAGCAGATGGACAGGCGAGCTCGTGGCgtacacaagcacacaagaTCAGAAGCAAACGAGGTGGGATAGGTGGTGCGACACTGAGGTAacggaggaggtggggggtgcagcagggggggggggggggcgatgaGGGAAATGGTAAAACTAAacgggcacacacacacacatacgtgtgtggggggagaagcgatgggggagggagcatGCAACAGAGTGGAGAGAGTGACGGGGTGGTGCGTTGTGCTTAGATGGCGCGCAAAGCAGCAACAGTAACTGACAGACAACCAAAAAGAATACGATGTATGCACCCCAGGGTCAGGCACCAGCGAGGCGAGAGCACTGGGGAGGCTCTCAAGAGGAGGACGGGCTGAGACAATCGCCTCTCACCCCctaccccacccccacttTGCTGCGTGGTCTGCAGAACGCGTGgtgcgcggcgctggcatcttctttcctctttcgcCTCTGGCGCTATGGTCGCCAGACTGCTGACAATCTACTagcgtgtgtgcacgtaGTGCGAGAGACGCTACTATAACAGCAGAAGAGCGTGGAAGCACGACATCGTCTGCGTGTGCTATGGGATGCGAAACAAGCTCGTGTCCTCATGACTTTCATAGATCACCGTCCTCGGCCACATCTGAGGATAAATACCGGCGCTGTCGTTGCTGAAGGTGGCCTGTGTTATCTCCGTTCACGTCGCCACCACTATCGTGACCGCTGTCAGTCAGTAAACCCCAgtccgccagctgctcgtGGACTGCAGCCATGAGCGACATCGGTGAAGTCCCAGGTGGGACATCCTGGCCCAGCTCCCAGATCATTATCCCAGACAAGTTAGCAGCGCGTGCCAGTCGCATCTTGCGCTTCACATCGTTGTAGCCAGTGAAGCTGTACCCGCCGTAGTTGTTCAAAGCCCGCAGCTCTGCTCCTCCCTCAACCCATGCTGGGTGTTTCTTGCGAGCCCATTGCTGGATTGAGCGCCAGAGGCGATCGTACGTCTCGGGCTGCCGTCGCCTATTTTCTCGATGACGACCATAGAAGGGGATTCCAAGGGTAAGCTTGCGGCGGTGGTCCTGCTCTGTGCGCAGCTCCTGGTGCGTCTGCCCAGAACGCTTGTTGTAGGTAGCCTCGTTAAAGAGCCCAATCATCTCCTCACTGAGCACCGAGGCAGCGTACTCGACCGAGCTGTGTGGCTCGGTCCCAAGAATATGGTCATATGCCATCCAGTGCACGTAGTCGAGCGAGCGAAGCACTCGAGCGGACTGCAGTACGGCTGCAATAGACGAATGGGGATGGAGGGCCATGGACAAGACGGCGTGCCGCACTCgggtgcggtggtgccgctcaCCGATCAGTCCAGCTGCGTGTTCTCTTCCTACAGCGGGAGCATAACCCAGGGCAGACCGGATCTCCAGTAGGAAGCGGCCAAAGTTCAACCACTCAGTCATTGTCTGCGGATACTCCCAGTTGAAGTCGATACCGTCGAGCTctcgcgtcagcagcaccgcattcACCTCCTCAATAAACGATAGCCGCCGCACCGGGTCCCCGACGAGGTCCGAAAACCCGGAGCtgcggccaccaccaccaatgCAGAGCATCAGCTTCGCACCGTGCAGGTCTGCCAGACGACGGATGCGGGCCCACTCGCCGTCTGACGGCAGGCGGTCATCTACGTGGGCGAGACGCAAGGTAGCTGGATCAACCTCGGCACTGAAAAAGATGAGATGGGTGAGCCCTGATTTGAAGAAGGCCTCGTAGTTGAACCAGCTCTGGCGGTACTCGGGCAAGTACCCAAAGACGGCAAAGGGCAAAGGAGAAGCCGTAGTAATTGAGGCGTTttggctgctgcttctgGCGGCGCTATCACGTACGGctgcagacgcagcagcggctaccGTCGTGCTCAGTGGTGCACCCAGGCAGCTCAAGTGAAGCACTACTGCGAGACACAACGCCAGTACAAGTTCTCGCCTCGGCTCCATCCGCTCGAGAGGCGCCACAGAAGGGCGGCGCTGATGCAAGTCCCTGAGGGGTGAGGACCGTGAAGGGCCACAAAAAAATGCATGAATAGGCGTCGGTGAAGACGTGCTTTCCCTGGcgtttgtgtttgtgtgtgtgtgtgtgtgtgtgtgtgtgtgtgtgtgcgtagtCTCTTGGGCCCAAGATGGCAGTGCGAAAGGGGGAGTttgcacagagagaagggaagaggccccccccgccctctctcctcgtaGTCGTGTATGATGAatgagggtgagagaggcgcaaAGCCACGGCGATTCCCAATCATAGGCAGCGCGCAGTGGGCGAAGcaacagagcgagagacaaACAAACGAGGCGAGCACGCGaggctcccccccccctcctcctcgtttaCGCTCACAGGGGGCAGTCACGTAGACCCATGGATCGCTACCCATACAGATTGAAcgagcgaaaagaaagagaaaaacacacacgGGCGATGTAGAAGGCTGAGACAACGAGGCCTCGagctcgtgcgtgtgtgcgcgtgtacgtgACACTTCTGTTTTGATcatttctctcctcttgtgtGGTACACAACGCGGTGATAAGTAGGAAATCATTGTTCGCGCTTGAGCGTTGCGGGTGTGCGCACCTGCAATAGCTGCTGATGACGGCAATCAGTGAGTCCTCGCCTCCGAATACGTCCCCAGCGCAACCCCAAAGGGTGagagaaggacgaggagcCTTACCCTTCCTTGCCGCTCTTCAGGCAGCCGTCGACGCTGCAACAACAACTTCAACCACCATCACCAGCTTCAGCGCTACCGTAATAATAATGCAAGCAATAGCCTCCCAAATCACCCCGGCACCGCCTGTCCTCTCGCTCCGCAAGCACGcatggagaggggagcgagaggTTCAAAGTCAGCGCACATGGGCGTGaccagccccccctcccctccctgcgGCGCATACTTTtgcagaagcggcagcgtcagtCGGCGTTTTCGGCAAGGATAAACAAAGAAAGGGTGACAGAGAACCGCACCCACAAGAAGTGGGTGGGCTATATGCCTAGCCGCTTCTCGTGGGCTTTTCTGGGTCaatcccttcctcctcctaAGCACCTCCCCCTGTCTTACTTTTCTGCCTCCAGCCACTTATTAAGCAAGGAAGATGCGCATTTCTGGACTGCTGCCAAGCATCTTTGTCGCTCCTGTCCGCTTCGCAGACCTCTCGCTAGCACTACAACGACGACACGTAGCTCAAGCCGATGGTGGTCCACATCACCATTGACATGATGCACAGGATGTACTGCAAGAAGAGCATCTTCGCCCATGGATACATCATGAACTGGTATGCGTTGAACAGCAGAGTGCTGTTGATCGCAGTCGGCGCCGCCAGCTCAACCATGAGCACCATGATGAGCGTCTTGTCCAGCGTGCCCCGACCACCGAAGAGAAACGGCATTGTCTTGATGAGAAAGACAAGGATGAAGAAGCTCAACGTCGGGGAGATGAGCATGCGAAAGGTGATGATGCCCCACACAAACGTAGGCCGGATGCCTCGAAGCGACAGGGTGCGTCGCACGCCGCCCATGAaggtgcgcttcttcttggcGCCAACGCCCTCCCCGCCACCTTCCTCGTCACCGTACTCGGTCATCGGCGCCACAGAGGCGGCATTGGCGTGACTGGCTATCGTCGACGCAGGCAGAGGCCCATCCTGCATCAGCATATGCAAGGAGGACCTGTCCATGTCGAACTCTATGTCGATATGCTGTTCGTCATACCACCTGGTGTACGTAGCATCCTCGCCAAGCAGCCGCCAGACTTCGGGATGCAACGGGTACTCGGTGTTCTGCTCGgcgtggcggaggcgcaccTGCGTCAGCTTACTCAACTCGGACTCGCTGGTCGAGGAGGAGCCGACAAGGTTTgcgccgagcagcagcagtgacgccGGAATCGAGCCCTCGCCCATAAGCGCGATGGCGTCCATCACCATCTCCAGCGGCCCTCCCGCAAACAGCCGGCGTACAAGGGGAATGACGCCGATTACGATGCCCAGCACGGTGGCGAGGAAGGGCGGGCTCGTCATGGCCTTCTTGATGAGCCCCCAGGTGCCGCGTCCGAGATGCTGAACCTTCTCGGAGATTGACTTCTTCTTGAGCGCTTTTATCTCGCTCTCGTACTTGACGCGAATGAAGCCGGCGGCGGCCCAGTCGtacggcagctgcaccgctgaCGCCATCGTGTACGCGCACTCAGCAGCCATGAGGTCCGCAGGAGTGGGTGTGCCAGGAGTATTGGATATCACCTCAGCTCCAGCACGATTACCGCCTGCGCGGGTGAGCTTTCGATCCGTCTGTGTAAAGGAGTTCTGAAGCGGCGTGATCGGGTCGAGGGTGTACGTGGCGGAGTCCGCACGGACGCTTACTCGAGTATCGCGAGCATCCCTGGTGGCCTCGTCACCAGCCTCCAGCGCACTTGTGTTGTCACTGCACTCAATCCTGCCagaagccgccgccgaggcagCGAGAGGCTGGATGAATCGTGTGCACTGAGGCTCGAAACTGCTGGTCTGCCTCATCCCGGTCGCACTGCCATCGACTCTAACGTCCTCCGCAGAGTCCTCATTGTTCTCCGGCACATATTTGACGGGCAGGGAGAGTGTCTGCGTCGTGGCATCGCATCGGGACATCATCCGCTTGTGCTTCTGCAGAATTTCGCGGATCAGCCTCTGCTTCGTGACAGACTTCTGGCCCGCCTCTACAAATATCGGGCAAGCAGACCACAGGTACAGCAAGTAGCTGATGCTAAACACAAAAATGTACGCAGCGGTGTGCTCCTTGTCAATGTAAGGGACAGAGCTCGCGATGTTCAGCATGAGCGACAGAGGCAATGTGACACCGTTCTGAGTAGAGCAAGCGATCAATGAGGCGTAGTTGTACCCGCCGTAGTCCTCCTGCCGCTCATCCGTCACCTCCAGCGCATTCACAATCTCACTTTCATTGACGCCAGCCTCTCGAAAGTGCTCGCTCAGCACTACGGCCACGTACGGgaccctcttcttcttcttcttgttACCAGGATGCGTAGTAGCAGACGACGAGAGCGGTCCCCCGTGATGGTCGGCATCTTCAGCCGCCACGCGATCATACAGGAGGTCAAACCGCACAtccttgcgcagctccgggGGAATACCCGAGTACTTGGGGTTCGGCCGGAAGAACACAAGGCCGAAAAGTACGCCCCACAAAAGCCCACACGCAatagagaaaagagaaaacaaaatgAGGATGCTGCACCGAAAAAGCACATCGAGGTCGATAGACTTGGCGGTGTTCGACACGGTGAGGGACGTGAGGAGGATCGTGGAGATCAGGTAGGCAAAGTCGCGCAGCGTCTTCGCGCTGTGCGGGATCGAGCTTGTCGTGAGCACGCCTACTAGCACCGCCACAATCACCTTGCTGACGGCGATGAATGTCACACCTAAAAGGTTCATCGCTGCTGTGAACCGCTTTATTGGGTTTggggggaaaaagaaagggaaaaagcgTTTTCTCAAGTACACGCCAACGTGTGCgggcgtgtgtatgtgtgggcgGACGAGCGAGCGAGCTGCGCGCTCCCCTTTGGAGAAGTATTTCTGttcgtcctcttcctcggaCTTGCTGTCCACTCGATAAGGGCCTTTGACGGGTCTGGTGAACGGTAGAAGTGAAAAGACACGAAGGTAAAACGCTGAGCGATGCAGAAGGCGAAGAAAGGAGCGCGGAGAGCACAGACAAGATAAACAAGCAGAGTGAGTCAGCGGAGCTGGGCAGGGCAGGGCAGGGGGAGGTGCTACACCGATAACGTGCACACCAAAATACCCAAAGCGCGCGTGTTCGCGTGGCTTAACTACACCCGTGACAGTTtagccacctcctccccgcggacaaaaggaggaggtggagggagtGAGGAAGAAAGCAGACAGGCCCTTTAAAGCGCGAGGACACGCGACTTCCTCGATGAACGCCTGTCCGTGGCACGTGCCGAGAAAATGCCACACGGCTACCGGTGGGGTATGGGAGAAGGTGTGTTCTGGCCTCTCACGTGTTGGCTAGCACGGGGAGAGAGTACCTGCGCTGCTACCCGCAACAGAGATCAAGTGTGCTCACCAGGAAGAGCGACAAAGACTTGTGCAAACACGTCTTGCTGCACCAGGGGTTAGCTAGACAGCGGATGAACCAGCCGAAGAGGGAGATGCACGGCtgcgagggaggggaggggaagctCTGGTGACCACATCAGAGGCGctaaacaaaaaaaaaaaaggattGAAAGAGATAAAGTGGCGAGATGTGGAAATGTGAGCAAGTCGGGTTCATATTTtggggggtggcggtgcaaCGACGTCCACACCAACAAGGAGAAGGCAGTAGGgaatgaggaagaggagtaGCTCACAGCGTTGAGGTGACAAAGCTGAAGTGCTAGGGTGACGCTACGCGCTTCTTCTGAGGGAATTGTCAAAGCCTCAGGTGCAAGAGAGTGTATCGGTGCACCAGCGCGACTGTAAGAATAAAAACACGAGAACGAGTGAAAAAAGCCTGCGGGCCAGCGTGGTAGGGAGAGTCACACTGATGGCTACACGCTGCCGCATGATATCGGCAAGTAACACTCGACTCTTCCTTCCTGCTCGCCCCTCGCCCCAAACTCAGAGTCAAACCCAAACCTCTACGCGGGGGGCTCACTCTCGCCATTGCTCTCGCggtccctctttccttctgaCCCATGTGCGTGGGTGACTGAATGGCAACTGCCACCAATCGCGTGTCCATcaaagacacgcacacaactcCTCTTCCACATCCTCCTTTGTTTTCCATCGTAGAGTCGCAAGACACAgcaccgagagagaaaaaatggGAACCCGgaagacacacgcacgcgcgcacacacacacacacacacacatcggcGCCTCTTCACTCGCCATCGAGATCGCTGCGTTGGctcggcgacagcgctgtcCCGGTTAAGCGGCGCAACCACGCGCCCCAGCCTTGGCtacggcgctggcgcagtaCCGCCTCCTGCACATCCTGGTGCCTCGCAGCAAGGATTGCGGGGTGACCTGCCGGCAAGTACGCCTCCATCCCGTACGCCTGTTCCGGGTTAAGAACGCTAAAGTTGCCCGCGCTCACCTCACGCGTGATGTCGAACTGCACCCGGTCAGCCCCGTAGTGCCGAATGTGCTCCCGAAGCACATCCTGAAACTCCTCCACCTTGGCGATGCTGCCGATTCTTGCCTTGCCGCGCGCGGCGGTGTCCTGGAACGTCAGGAGGATCGAGCAGGGCGACGTCACACAGTGCACCAGCACTACCGGCCGCCCTGTAAACCCCATGCGCCAGTTCTGCACCATGTTGAAGACAAACTCAGCATCCTTGTTGGGGAGAGTGACGGCGATGCACCCGTTGTCGCTCATGATGCGGCGGATGTTACTGATGAACTCCAGGCGACCGTACTGCGTGCTCAGCCGCCCCGCACCGTCTATCGCGTCAATCAACACCAGCTCGTATGGCTTGACCCCGGCGACGGTCGTGTTACCGTGGGCTCGCATGGCCACCTGGCGCCGCACGTACTCGACAGGATCATCGATGTGCACTGTGAGGTTGCTCGACTCCTGAAAACCCAGAAACCGCCTGCATAACCGCACCAGTGTGCCATCCCGCTCTACCACATGCACGTTAAAGTTCGGGTAGCACGTGCTtagccaccgcggcagctcGCCCGAGTGCATGCCGAGTACCAGGGTTTCGACGGGTACCTGTTTcacaaaggagaagcgcCGCGGTAACAGCGTTTGGGTGGCGTCGCGCAGGATATGTACAGGCCCGAGGGTCAGCATGAGCTTGCGTGCGTACTCCTCCTCAAGGTGGCCAGCGTAAGGGACACAGTTGTTCTGTGTCGTCACAGCTTTGCACTTGATAATACCGTGTatcacctcctcgccttGGCCGGGCATAAATTGGAGGTAGTCCGTGGTTGAAGCGGCCTTCCCTGCCTCCGCTGTGGTCAGGGGAGAgtcagaagcagcagcagcagcagcaggagcctCGGCCACCTTGTCTGACCTCACCATAAGCTTCTGGCTcgagccgctgcggctgctgctcgtctGCTTTGACCCGGTCAGCGAGGAGACTTGATGCCCTGTCGAAGAGGCTACAGCTGACCCCCCTTGGGCCGGGACGTAGTGCACGCTGCGGTAGTAAACGTCGTCACGTAGCTTGGGGGAGAACTCAGAGAGCTCGAGGCAGACAATGTCCACCTCACCAGAAGGATTCGTCGCAGACGGTTGCTCGTGCAACTCGCTCACCTCGCTGAAGAGCAGCTGGGGGCGGCGCATTGCTTCCTCCATCCTTTCGTTCgccagctgcggcaggaaCAAGTTGCTTGCAATGTCCTCCACATCGTCTCCACGGCTGCCAGTAGTGGAGACGCCGGCTTCGTCTGGGTTGGCAAGGCCCCAGAACACGTTGTGCGACGCCTCAAATGGTACGCGCTGAACCGGGAGACGCTGCGCCAAGTGTTCCTGACGTGGCCGGACGTAGTGCTCCATCACTCGCCATGCCAAGTATGAGAAGAAGACGCCGGAGGCGACTAGCACGTACGGGGAGGCAAACCCCTTGTCCAGCTGCGCAAAGAAAAACTTGGAGGCGCGGTTGATGTACGGCCTCCTCGGGCTCTGCCCTACGAGAAACTGACCCGACAGCGGTGGCATGTGCAACAACTGACTCGCGCGCGgctgcgtgtctgtctgGGTGGGatggggggatggggggatggggggtgTCTCTGCTTGCTTCTCAGGCACCGTGTTTTGCCCTCctgcgaaagagagggcggagaggaggataGGGTGGTGCAAGCGCAGCTGGagcacaaaaagaaaaaggaagagCGCCCGCAACACACCCCCGCGGCATGGCCATCAgaagacacacgcagacccCCTTAGCGTCCGCGCCGGGGCCAGTGGCAAAGGTGCACTTGAAAGAAGCACCgggcaggagggagaggaaagggagtaAATCGAGGAAACAAGTGCAGTTTCCgagcgaggagagaagaatgCGGGAGTGTTTGACTTGGTGAGAGTGTTTGGCGGGAGAGGGGTCTGCACGGCCAGCGGTGGCCTAGGACAGGTGGGCATGGGAATCAGCGAAGCACTCCCCTTAAGCGGGCAAGGAGAGCCattgcctgtgtgtgcgtgcgtgtgtgggtgtgtgggtgtgtgggtatggAAAAGATGGAGGTGCGGCATTTGTAGCGGAACGCCTCACTGCCTGGCGGTGATGGCAGACAACAGTTGTAGATGACCGTGCGAGCGAGGCTCGTGAAGCCGATGCCGAAGAGCAGCGTGCGCTTCACCTCCGGGTGCGTGTGTCCGGCATGCACACGACATACATGTGACACACtactcacacgcacacacacgataGAGGGAGCGCAACTTCATACAGGAGAGTCGAGCCTGCATCGCGCAATCCATCACCgtctcccaccaccacagacacacacgtagTCTCTCGCCTCATCGCCTCAGAGAAAATACAAAGTTTGTTTGCGCGGATGCTTTGCTGCAGCAGTCCTCGGAGAGTTCGGCGTGCAGCTCTCGACACGCCTCGCAACGTGTACTACGCAGCTCGTGCGCTTCAGCAACGCGCATCACCCAGCTTTTGCCGGCGTGTCTGCCATTCATCTGGGAGTTATGGCCACGGCAGAACTTCGGAAAGTTTGAAAAGGGCATGACATCGTTATTGCAAGCCCTGTCACCCCGACCACTCCTGGAGGAAGTGGAATGAGAAAGGAGGTGGCCAGGTAGCGCTAACAGCAGAGTCTGTGCACTTGGGCTGGTGGGTATGTCTGGGTAACAGTCCATTGGCGAGGCTGCCTCGCGTAGGAGTAACACATAGACAGCGCGGCATAGCAGCTGGATCACCTCTGGGTGCTCGATGCCGAATGAAATCCACTCTCTGTACGCGATGCAGCCATCGCGATCCTTGTCCGCGTGTCGCACGACGTCGTCCCAGGTCCAGTGTAGCTGCTCATCGAGCTCTGCCGTAATGTTCAGGATTGTCGACTGGACAGGTGTGTCACGGACACCCATCGCTGCGTAACTCGagcgaggaagagcagcggcagaggggCAAGTGGAAGTAAAGCGCGAGGCGAGGAGATAGAAGTCCCTCAAGAGGATGTACTGCCGTTGCCCTGCGCCGTCCTCCTGAGGGTCAAGGTGGACCAAAACGTCAAACAAAAAGGCCAGGCGATCGCTGAGTCTAAAGTAGCGGCCTCCGTGGCCTTCCTCGCCGCTTAGCAGCAGTGCAGACCAGTCTGGGATCAACTTCGAGAGAGAGGTATAACGTTCGTCGCGCAGCCGTGAAGAGGTCGAATGCCGCCTCAGTGGTGACGGCTTCCGTCCTTGCGCCTCCACAATACTATTGTGCTCTTTGCGGGTAGGCAGGGACGCAGATCGCATGAAGCCAGCGACAGCCTGCCGAGGAGGGGTGAAGGTGGGagcggagaaaagagagggcgagTTTGCCTTGTCCATCGATCGAGATGCCGCCCCTGCCACAGGCGAAAGGCCTGACCACGCTGAACCACTGAATGGAACCGTGCGCGAGGGGAACAGGAATGGGAAGCAGTGACCGTGAAACGATACGGAAGACGAGGCAGGCGTTGGGCACAGTCTAGCAGCAAAGCCGTGCGCCACATCACCGCGGCTCTGCGCACTTGCCTGCGTCAGCGAGGGGAAAGCAGATTCGGCACGGTTGAAGCCTCCATCCAAGCCTTGCGCTCTCTGATTAACACGACCTCGAGTACCACTGGCGCCGTCccagagaaggcgctgctgaggctcTGGAATGGCGCCTGGGCAATCGGGATCAACCCAGTTCTGTGGAACACCGGCACCGAGAGGCAGACCCCCATGGACCGGCAAGCTCGGCGACGCAGAGTCGCTTACGTGTTCCTTTCCAACAGGAAATacggaggacgaggaggggaaggcggaGCTCGACCTTTTCCCCTGGGCCGCCGCCACTCTGTAATACTGCAGAAAAAAGAAGCAGTACACCTGCGTCCCCGAGGTGAGCTGAGAGGCGCTGTACAATTCGTCCCACTGGCGGGTAGCTCGGTCCAGGTAGACCAGTGATTCCACCGCATACGAGACCGccggcactgcagcacgtGACTTGGCGTTAGCGGGAGCTCTGGAGGGACCGGCGGTGCTAGGGGCATCGTCTCCCGCCCCctgcgttgctgccgccCATGGTGAGCGCAACGGTCGGTGATCGCCCCACCCTTGCAGTGGCAGAATCGTCTCCGCAACGGTGCACACTTGCTGAAGAGACGGACGTTGTGGGAAAGTCACCTCGATGTTGCGCTTCACGCCGTTCACGTCGCCTGCGATGCGCAAGATAAACATCGAGGAGAAAGCAGCGGGGTTGTCTCTGGGCTCTCTTGCCCATGCACGTGTGAGCACACCCGCGGCCGTTGCGTACGTATGAGAGGAAAGGCAGACACGctcagccacacacacatacgcacgcgcaggggagaagagaggagaaagcgcCCCCTCTGGAAGCGGTACTGAATTGCAACGATGAGGAGGGCCAGAGAGGCATGAGATGCGCGCTCCGCGAAGAAGTGGCGATGGAAAGCAGCGTGAGAAAGGGAGGGTGGTAGTCAAAGACGCAAGAAAGTTGAGAGGGGTGTGGGTATGCAAACGCAcctacgcacgcacacaggcgctATGGCGCCCCTGATGGCACTTGAGTTGTGTGCAGTGCCGCTGAATATGCCTGTGT
It encodes the following:
- a CDS encoding chitinase codes for the protein MEPRRELVLALCLAVVLHLSCLGAPLSTTVAAAASAAVRDSAARSSSQNASITTASPLPFAVFGYLPEYRQSWFNYEAFFKSGLTHLIFFSAEVDPATLRLAHVDDRLPSDGEWARIRRLADLHGAKLMLCIGGGGRSSGFSDLVGDPVRRLSFIEEVNAVLLTRELDGIDFNWEYPQTMTEWLNFGRFLLEIRSALGYAPAVGREHAAGLIGERHHRTRVRHAVLSMALHPHSSIAAVLQSARVLRSLDYVHWMAYDHILGTEPHSSVEYAASVLSEEMIGLFNEATYNKRSGQTHQELRTEQDHRRKLTLGIPFYGRHRENRRRQPETYDRLWRSIQQWARKKHPAWVEGGAELRALNNYGGYSFTGYNDVKRKMRLARAANLSGIMIWELGQDVPPGTSPMSLMAAVHEQLADWGLLTDSGHDSGGDVNGDNTGHLQQRQRRYLSSDVAEDGDL